AGGACCCGCCGCAGGAAGAACACATCCTCTCCGAAGCAGAAGCCGCCGGCGGTGACTCTTCCTTTGTTGCCGGAGACTCCCGTTCGGAAGGATTCTCCGGCGAGGGATCTAACTCCACCGGTAACAAAGGAAGCACGAAACAACGACATCagcaacatcaacaacaacttgAAGAAGAACGGGCCGATGTGGGTGAGTTTCCAGAACCGGAGCCTGACGAGCAAGGTTGAACCGTACGGTGCGATTATGGGAGGGTGGTGTTCGTGTGTGACGGTGGAGTGCGTGACGAACACGTGGGTGGAGGGTGAGTGGCTGGGGAGTACGGACGAGGAGCGGAGGGTGAGACTTAGCAGGGACACGTGTCCGGGGTTCATATCGGATGGTCACGGGAGGGTGACGTGGACGAACGAGGCGTACGGTGAGATGATGAAGGGAGAAAGACAGGCACCGGTATTTCTGGTGATGAAAGAGGGTGCACTGGTTTCGTATCCTTCCTTCAGTTGTAAGGTGAAGATGGTGAAGTATTCATTTGGGAGGGAGAGAGGTTCGCTTACGTTAAGCTGTGATGTGTGGAGAATGGATTTTGGTGGTTTTGCATGGAGGTTGGACGTTAAAACTGCTTTGAGATTGGGTTACTGATTCCAGATGTATCACACAAAGGCATCGCTTTTAATCCCAATCGAACACTTCCTGTCGAAGTGCTCAGAACTGTGAATATATGaatctatatatataactcCTGAGGCCAGCCTGCATGACTGTAAATTAATGcatgtatcttgtcttttgTTCCTTTGACGATTTTCCAGTTTGAGTTTGAGCTTTAATCACTATCTCGCAGCAAGTAAAAGTATGATGTTGTTGCTTCCATTTCTTTATTTCATGGATTGAATTTTGTTGTCTGAGATGGTGCTAGGTAAGGTGGGTAAAAAAGGGCGAAAAATGCGTTCTGGGGGAGATGGTCGTAACCCTATTAATTCAGTGTCACTTTGGATACCATTAACCTATGTAACTCTGGCGTCTGCTGATTGCACCACGTTGTTGAGTCCAAGCCAAACGTGTAAACTTTTACTTTTCCAGCATCTCATTTGGATTttactctttctctttcaaaatcaagaattaatttaaatacactTTATAAGGCATCTGGTGCACAAGTTTCGAATGATAAAATGCTGCTTTATTATTTCCTAGGATATTGAGTTTCGCcaatatcataaataattattatacacATGAAGGacgaaagaaagaaagaaacgtAACAAGTATATATA
This genomic stretch from Vigna radiata var. radiata cultivar VC1973A chromosome 7, Vradiata_ver6, whole genome shotgun sequence harbors:
- the LOC106767453 gene encoding uncharacterized protein LOC106767453; this encodes MDGRGGCCIARYVPGASHVSTVDKIMLRFRPIAPKPVAASMPSDASSSESSDTLLKTRAAKRKCASDINCTAKRRTRRRKNTSSPKQKPPAVTLPLLPETPVRKDSPARDLTPPVTKEARNNDISNINNNLKKNGPMWVSFQNRSLTSKVEPYGAIMGGWCSCVTVECVTNTWVEGEWLGSTDEERRVRLSRDTCPGFISDGHGRVTWTNEAYGEMMKGERQAPVFLVMKEGALVSYPSFSCKVKMVKYSFGRERGSLTLSCDVWRMDFGGFAWRLDVKTALRLGY